A window of the Cicer arietinum cultivar CDC Frontier isolate Library 1 chromosome 6, Cicar.CDCFrontier_v2.0, whole genome shotgun sequence genome harbors these coding sequences:
- the LOC101501204 gene encoding formin-like protein 1, whose protein sequence is PQPLFPFISLPPTQPPTTSPQTQPKPQQQQPKLPFSSTSSSSPQRPSTFFPTYQSPPLPPSPTVIATFPANISSLLIPQPHSKTHNHRPTAALAISLFLLSLALLTISAAFAYHRHTHNTPSTTADDDKASRSDSLRLFPPNTATSDAISTAANTEDTRVITEPSCNVNDGFRQPYRQLTDSPELNPLPPLPRHNVMAWMSEQKQEKDDEREEEEQEEEQFYSPKGSSSGNKQQHTXXXXSSSSPVVAVATTSSRSFNVFHFDKFGSKSFTSRTPSYPLSYTLSRSPSLSLSPVESVNSLPPHDPASPSFFSSQTTKLPPPPPPPLPPRFYETPVTESQNVNVDVRTETEEILKPKLKALHWDKVKASSDRAMVWDQLRPSSFQLNEDMIESLFMLNNFNGNSGLAHKDNARRQIIHPSSLPLENRVLDPKKSQNIAILLRALNVTIDEVCESLREGNCDTLGTELIESLLKMAPTKEEESKLKEFKDESPFKLGPAEKFLKVMLDIPFAFKRVDAMLYIANFDSELEYLSKSFDTLEVACEELRNSRMFMKILEAVLRTGNRMNVGTNRGDAQAFELDTLLKLVDIKGTDRKTTLLHFVVQEIVRTECSHVSGVDHRSVNNNQYTLQDEVDSRKLGLQVVSGLSSELANVKKAAVMDSNMLSNDVAKLAKGIEKVVQVVKLNEESPLKETNQKFSEAMKSFFEKGEEEISRMQAQEKNALSSVKEITEYFHGNSAKEEAHPFRIFMVVRDFLSILDGVCKEVGKANERTLVGSRQYVMPAITTLPPIFPEFIGKLASDSSESD, encoded by the exons CCCCAGCCCCTCTTTCCTTTTATCTCTCTTCCTCCAACACAACCACCAACTACTTCTCCTCAAACACAACCCAAACCACAACAACAGCAACCCAAGCTTCCATTTTCTTCTACTTCTTCTTCATCACCACAGAGGCCTAGTACTTTCTTCCCAACTTACCAGTCCCCACCACTCCCTCCTTCTCCAACAGTCATCGCCACTTTCCCAGCCAACATCTCCTCCCTTCTCATTCCACAACCCCACTCCAAAACACACAACCACCGCCCCACCGCCGCCCTCGCAATCTCCCTCTTTCTCCTCTCCCTCGCCCTCCTCACCATATCCGCCGCCTTCGCCTACCACCGTCACACCCACAACACTCCCTCCACCACCGCCGACGATGACAAAGCTTCAAGATCAGACAGTCTCCGCTTATTCCCTCCGAACACTGCCACTTCCGACGCCATCAGCACGGCAGCAAATACAGAGGATACACGAGTAATAACAGAGCCAAGCTGCAACGTCAATGACGGTTTCCGGCAGCCGTACCGGCAACTTACAGACTCGCCGGAGCTAAATCCCTTACCTCCTCTTCCACGTCACAATGTTATGGCATGGATGAGTGAACAAAAGCAAGAAAAAGACGATGAAAGAGAAGAGgaagaacaagaagaagaacAGTTTTATTCTCCGAAAGGTTCTTCTTCTGGTAACAAACAGCAACACAC NNNNNNNNNNNNATCTTCTTCTTCACCAGTTGTTGCTGTTGCTACAACAAGCTCACGCTCCTTCAACGTTTTTCACTTTGATAAATTTGGTAGCAAAAGCTTCACTTCAAGAACACCTTCTTATCCTCTTTCTTATACTCTCTCTCGTTCTCCTTCTCTCAGTCTTAGTCCCGTCGAGAGCGTTAATTCGTTGCCTCCTCACGATCCTGCATccccttctttcttttcctCTCAGACGACAAAACTGCCTCCTCCTCCACCACCGCCTCTGCCGCCGCGGTTTTATGAGACTCCGGTGACGGAGTctcaaaatgttaatgttgatgTTAGAACTGAAACTGAAGAGATTCTAAAGCCAAAGTTGAAGGCTTTACATTGGGATAAAGTTAAGGCCAGTTCAGATAGGGCCATGGTTTGGGATCAGTTGAGACCAAGTTCTTTTCA GTTGAATGAGGACATGATTGAATCACTCTTTATGCTAAATAATTTCAATGGTAATTCTGGTTTGGCTCATAAAGATAATGCCCGGCGCCAAATCATTCATCCTTCTTCTTTGCCATTAGAAAATAGGGTGCTTGATCCTAAGAAATCTCAAAACATTGCCATTTTGCTTCGGGCACTGAATGTTACTATTGATGAAGTTTGTGAATCCCTCAGGGAAG GCAATTGTGATACATTGGGAACAGAACTTATAGAAAGTTTATTGAAGATGGCTCCAACGAAAGAGGAAGAATCAAAACTGAAGGAGTTTAAAGACGAGTCGCCTTTCAAGCTAGGTCCAGCTGAGAAATTTCTTAAAGTCATGCTTGATATACCATTTGCATTCAAAAGAGTGGATGCTATGCTCTACATTGCTAATTTTGATTCAGAATTAGAATACCTTAGCAAGTCCTTTGATACCCTGGAG GTGGCTTGTGAGGAATTAAGGAATAGCAGAATGTTTATGAAGATACTTGAGGCAGTTCTGAGAACAGGAAATCGAATGAATGTTGGCACCAATCGTGGCGATGCACAAGCATTTGAACTGGACACACTTTTGAAGTTAGTTGATATCAAAGGAACTGACAGAAAGACTACTCTTCTACATTTTGTTGTACAGGAAATTGTCAGGACCGAGTGTTCTCATGTATCTGGTGTTGATCATCGCTCTGTCAACAATAATCAATATACACTTCAAGATGAGGTCGACTCGAGGAAGCTTGGACTGCAAGTCGTATCGGGTTTGAGCAGCGAGCTCGCCAATGTTAAAAAGGCAGCTGTGATGGATTCAAACATGCTAAGTAATGATGTCGCTAAACTTGCCAAAGGAATCGAAAAAGTTGTGCAAGTTGTAAAACTGAATGAAGAGTCGCCTTTGAAAGAAACCAACCAAAAATTTTCTGAGGCAATGAAAAGTTTCTTTGAGAAGGGGGAGGAAGAGATTTCAAGAATGCAAGCACAAGAGAAAAATGCTCTCTCTTCAGTGAAGGAGATAACTGAGTATTTCCATGGTAATTCAGCAAAGGAAGAAGCTCATCCTTTTAGGATATTTATGGTTGTGAGGGATTTCCTTTCAATACTAGATGGTGTGTGCAAGGAAGTTGGTAAAGCAAATGAGAGGACTTTAGTTGGTTCCAGGCAATATGTGATGCCTGCGATCACTACACTGCCACCTATTTTCCCTGAGTTTATTGGTAAGCTAGCATCTGATTCTTCAGAATCAGATTAG